In Streptococcus dysgalactiae subsp. dysgalactiae, the following are encoded in one genomic region:
- a CDS encoding PH domain-containing protein: protein MGLLSGLLGNASQQDNQKIQAQLVDVLVTGEQVELAFSLVRDLIVFTKKRLILVDKQGVTGKKVSYKSIPYRSISRFTVETSGHFDLDAELKIWVSSAMEPAETLKFKSDQSVIAIQQALAAAVLGE from the coding sequence ATGGGATTACTATCAGGATTATTAGGCAATGCGTCACAGCAAGACAATCAAAAAATTCAAGCTCAACTAGTAGATGTTTTAGTCACTGGAGAGCAAGTAGAACTAGCTTTTTCATTGGTTAGGGATTTAATTGTTTTTACTAAAAAACGCTTAATTCTAGTCGATAAACAAGGAGTGACAGGCAAGAAAGTATCTTACAAGTCTATTCCTTATCGCTCTATTTCTCGTTTTACAGTCGAAACATCAGGGCATTTTGATTTGGATGCTGAATTAAAAATATGGGTTTCCTCTGCTATGGAACCTGCTGAAACCTTAAAGTTTAAGAGCGATCAAAGTGTTATTGCGATTCAACAGGCTTTAGCAGCAGCTGTTTTAGGAGAATAA
- a CDS encoding peptide chain release factor 3 has protein sequence MSLTEEIKKRRTFAIISHPDAGKTTITEQLLYFGGEIREAGTVKGKKSGQFAKSDWMDIEKQRGISVTSSVMQFDYAGKRVNILDTPGHEDFSEDTYRTLMAVDAAVMVVDSAKGIEAQTKKLFEVVKHRNIPVFTFINKLDRDGREPLELLEELEEVLGIASYPMNWPIGMGRAFEGLYDLHNKRLELYKGDQRFADFEEGATLFAKNPFYEQVLEDIELLQEAGNDFSEQAVLDGKLTPVFFGSALTNFGVQTFLDTFLEFAPEPHGHKTTEDVMIDPLDKEFSGFVFKIQANMDPKHRDRIAFVRIVSGEFQKGMAVNLTRTGKGAKLSNVTQFMAESRENVQNAVAGDIIGVYDTGTYQVGDTLTVGKRKFEFEPLPTFTPEIFMKVSPKNVMKQKSFHKGMEQLVQEGAVQLYKNYQTGEYMLGAVGQLQFEVFKHRMEGEYNAEVVMTPMGKKTVRWISEDDLDQRMSSSRNILAKDRFDQPVFLFENEFALRWFTDKYPDVKLEEKM, from the coding sequence ATGTCACTTACAGAAGAAATTAAAAAGCGCCGTACCTTCGCTATTATCAGTCACCCGGATGCAGGGAAGACAACAATCACTGAACAACTGCTCTATTTTGGGGGTGAGATCCGCGAGGCGGGGACTGTAAAAGGAAAAAAATCAGGTCAGTTTGCTAAGTCAGACTGGATGGATATTGAAAAACAACGTGGAATTTCCGTTACCTCATCAGTAATGCAATTTGATTATGCTGGCAAACGGGTTAACATCCTTGACACCCCAGGACACGAAGACTTTTCTGAAGATACTTACCGTACCTTGATGGCGGTAGATGCAGCTGTCATGGTTGTTGACTCTGCTAAAGGTATTGAGGCACAAACGAAAAAATTATTTGAGGTTGTCAAACACCGTAATATTCCTGTCTTCACCTTTATTAACAAGTTAGACCGTGACGGCCGTGAGCCTTTAGAACTCTTGGAAGAATTAGAAGAGGTCTTAGGGATTGCTTCCTATCCAATGAATTGGCCTATTGGTATGGGACGTGCCTTTGAGGGCTTGTATGATTTGCACAACAAGCGTTTAGAACTCTACAAAGGAGATCAACGATTTGCTGATTTTGAAGAAGGGGCAACTCTTTTTGCGAAAAACCCTTTCTATGAACAAGTTTTAGAAGATATTGAATTGTTACAGGAAGCTGGTAATGATTTTTCTGAACAAGCTGTTTTAGATGGGAAACTTACCCCTGTTTTCTTTGGCTCAGCGCTGACAAACTTTGGTGTGCAGACCTTCCTAGATACTTTCTTGGAATTTGCTCCAGAACCTCACGGTCACAAAACGACTGAAGATGTCATGATTGACCCTCTGGATAAAGAGTTTTCAGGTTTTGTCTTTAAAATTCAAGCCAATATGGACCCTAAACATCGTGACCGTATCGCTTTTGTACGTATTGTGTCAGGTGAATTTCAAAAGGGAATGGCTGTTAACTTAACCCGTACTGGTAAAGGGGCAAAGTTGTCTAACGTCACTCAGTTTATGGCAGAGTCCCGTGAGAATGTCCAAAATGCGGTGGCAGGTGATATTATTGGGGTTTATGACACAGGAACCTACCAAGTTGGGGATACCTTGACTGTTGGTAAACGTAAGTTTGAATTTGAACCACTGCCAACCTTTACCCCAGAAATTTTTATGAAAGTTTCTCCTAAAAATGTCATGAAGCAAAAATCATTCCATAAGGGAATGGAACAGTTGGTGCAAGAAGGAGCTGTTCAACTTTATAAAAACTATCAAACAGGTGAATACATGTTAGGTGCTGTAGGGCAGTTGCAGTTTGAAGTCTTTAAACACAGGATGGAAGGTGAATACAACGCTGAAGTTGTTATGACACCGATGGGTAAAAAGACTGTTCGCTGGATTTCAGAAGATGATTTGGATCAACGCATGTCGTCAAGCCGAAACATTTTAGCTAAGGATCGTTTTGATCAGCCTGTCTTCCTATTCGAAAACGAATTTGCCCTTCGCTGGTTTACAGATAAATACCCAGACGTCAAATTGGAAGAAAAAATGTAA
- a CDS encoding TMEM164-related integral membrane acyltransferase produces the protein MDFFAIDPIGLPHTSLIFYVSSLLIAPLLVFLTLQAYQSKPYRYFFLGLQLSQLIGLYTWYALRGFPLNEALPLYHCRIAMLAVFFLPDRNSFKQLFMILGIGGTFLALLSPDLYPFKLWHVANVAFYLGHYALLVNGLIYLLRFYNPSQLKPVLVLRYFATVNFLLLTVSLLTKGNYGFVTDIPVIHTHHLLLNFVIVTGGLTGMVKLIEWSYVKLGESQQLELVYSKEK, from the coding sequence ATGGATTTTTTTGCAATTGACCCGATTGGGTTACCTCACACCTCACTTATTTTTTATGTGTCATCACTTTTGATAGCACCATTGCTTGTCTTTTTGACGCTTCAAGCTTATCAATCAAAACCTTATCGCTATTTTTTCTTGGGATTACAGTTATCACAGTTGATTGGTTTATACACTTGGTATGCCCTAAGAGGTTTTCCTTTAAATGAAGCCTTGCCTTTGTATCATTGCCGTATTGCCATGCTGGCAGTCTTTTTCCTACCGGATCGTAACAGTTTTAAACAATTGTTTATGATTTTGGGGATAGGCGGGACTTTCTTGGCACTTTTATCACCAGACCTCTATCCTTTCAAGCTATGGCACGTGGCGAATGTGGCATTCTACTTAGGTCATTATGCTCTCTTGGTTAATGGGTTGATTTATCTCTTGCGTTTTTACAATCCAAGTCAATTAAAGCCCGTTCTAGTATTACGCTATTTTGCAACTGTTAATTTCCTTCTCCTTACTGTCAGTCTGCTGACTAAGGGCAATTATGGCTTTGTAACAGATATTCCTGTTATCCATACTCATCATTTATTGCTAAACTTTGTGATTGTGACTGGGGGATTGACTGGGATGGTTAAATTGATAGAATGGTCCTATGTGAAACTTGGAGAATCACAGCAACTAGAACTTGTTTATTCTAAGGAAAAGTAA
- a CDS encoding UDP-N-acetylmuramoyl-tripeptide--D-alanyl-D-alanine ligase: MKLTLHEVAKIVDAQNNVSDLDDVPLNQIEFDSRKITEGDLFLPLKGERDGHDFIDLAFENGAVATFSEKDLPGKPHLLVNDCLKAFQTLAQYYIDKMRVDVIAVTGSNGKTSTKDMISAVLSTTYKTYKTQGNYNNEIGLPYTVLHMPEDTEKIVLEMGQDHMGDIHLLSEIARPRIAVLTLVGEAHLEYFGSRDKIAQGKMQIVDGMDSNGILIAPGDSIIDPYLPENQMVIRFGDHQELNVTDIREEKDSLTFTTNVLATPVSLPLPGKYNATNAMVAAYVGKLLAVADEDIIEALESVQLTANRTEWKKAANGADILSDVYNANPTAMRLILETFANIAKNPGGKKIAVLADMKELGPDSVALHSQLIKQLSPDRIDQLVFYGDDIQELAQLAHEFYPEGHVQFFRKNQQADQFEDMVRQVQQLLAPSDQILLKGSNSMGLAKLVNRLVEN; encoded by the coding sequence ATGAAACTAACCTTACATGAAGTGGCTAAAATTGTTGATGCCCAAAATAATGTATCTGATCTGGACGACGTCCCTCTGAATCAGATTGAGTTTGATAGCCGTAAGATTACAGAAGGAGATCTTTTTTTACCCCTTAAAGGCGAGAGAGATGGCCATGATTTTATTGATTTAGCTTTCGAAAATGGAGCAGTTGCTACTTTCTCAGAAAAAGACTTGCCAGGTAAACCCCATCTTCTTGTTAACGATTGTCTAAAAGCTTTTCAAACGTTAGCCCAGTATTACATTGATAAGATGCGCGTGGATGTGATAGCCGTGACAGGTTCAAATGGGAAAACCTCTACCAAAGATATGATCAGCGCAGTCCTATCAACAACTTATAAAACTTATAAAACGCAGGGAAATTACAATAATGAGATCGGATTACCCTACACCGTTCTCCACATGCCTGAAGATACTGAAAAAATTGTTCTTGAGATGGGACAAGACCACATGGGAGATATTCATCTTCTTTCTGAAATTGCAAGACCCCGTATTGCTGTTTTAACTCTGGTAGGCGAAGCCCATTTAGAATATTTTGGGTCACGTGACAAGATTGCTCAAGGGAAAATGCAAATTGTTGATGGAATGGATTCAAATGGCATTTTAATTGCCCCAGGTGATTCGATTATCGATCCTTATCTTCCAGAAAACCAGATGGTCATTCGATTTGGAGACCACCAAGAATTGAATGTTACTGATATTCGAGAAGAAAAAGATAGCTTAACGTTTACAACAAATGTGTTAGCAACACCTGTGTCCCTACCTCTACCAGGAAAATACAACGCGACCAATGCTATGGTAGCAGCCTATGTTGGCAAATTGTTGGCAGTAGCAGATGAGGATATTATCGAGGCGTTAGAGTCTGTTCAACTCACTGCTAATCGTACAGAATGGAAAAAAGCTGCTAATGGTGCTGACATCTTATCAGATGTTTACAATGCCAATCCGACAGCCATGCGTCTGATTTTAGAAACCTTTGCTAACATTGCAAAGAACCCCGGTGGAAAAAAGATTGCAGTGCTAGCTGACATGAAAGAATTAGGACCAGATTCTGTTGCCCTACACTCGCAGTTAATCAAACAATTGTCACCTGATCGCATTGACCAACTTGTTTTTTATGGTGATGATATTCAAGAGTTAGCCCAATTAGCACATGAGTTTTATCCTGAAGGACATGTTCAGTTCTTCCGAAAAAATCAGCAAGCAGATCAGTTTGAAGACATGGTAAGACAAGTGCAACAATTACTTGCCCCCTCTGACCAAATCCTTTTAAAAGGGAGTAACTCAATGGGGCTGGCTAAATTGGTCAATCGTTTAGTTGAAAATTAA
- a CDS encoding D-alanine--D-alanine ligase, whose amino-acid sequence MSKQTLVLLYGGRSAEREVSVLSAESVMRAVNYDKFLVKTYFISQTGQFIKTQEFSEKPAATERLMTNSTIQYEQQIKPSDIYEEDAVVFPLLHGPMGEDGSIQGFLEVLRMPYVGTNILSSSVAMDKITTKRVLESAGIPQVAYTVYIDGQDLEACLTETLATLAFPIFVKPANMGSSVGISKAQTKEELKEAIQLALTYDSRVLIEQGVVAREIEVGLLGNTEVKSTLPGEVVKDVDFYDYKAKYIDNKITMAIPAEINQDTMTKMRTYAESAFKALGGCGLSRCDFFLSQDGQIYLNELNTMPGFTQWSMYPLLWENMGLAYSDLIEELVTLAQEMFDQRESHLI is encoded by the coding sequence ATGTCTAAACAAACGTTAGTTCTATTATACGGAGGCCGATCAGCAGAACGTGAAGTCTCAGTGCTTTCAGCAGAGAGTGTGATGCGAGCAGTTAACTATGATAAGTTTTTGGTGAAAACTTATTTTATCAGTCAGACAGGCCAATTCATCAAAACCCAAGAATTTTCAGAAAAGCCAGCAGCCACAGAACGCTTGATGACCAATAGTACGATTCAGTATGAGCAGCAGATCAAGCCAAGCGATATCTATGAAGAAGATGCCGTTGTTTTTCCACTTTTACATGGACCTATGGGAGAAGACGGCTCTATTCAAGGTTTTTTGGAAGTGTTACGAATGCCTTATGTAGGGACTAACATCCTCTCATCCAGTGTGGCTATGGATAAGATCACCACAAAACGTGTCTTAGAGTCGGCAGGTATTCCTCAGGTGGCTTATACTGTTTATATTGATGGGCAGGACTTAGAAGCTTGTTTGACAGAGACGCTAGCTACCTTAGCCTTTCCTATTTTTGTGAAGCCAGCTAATATGGGCTCTTCAGTAGGTATTTCTAAAGCCCAAACAAAAGAGGAATTAAAAGAGGCTATTCAATTAGCACTGACCTATGATAGCCGCGTCTTAATTGAACAAGGTGTGGTTGCAAGAGAAATCGAAGTTGGCCTTCTTGGCAATACAGAAGTCAAGTCGACCTTACCTGGCGAAGTCGTTAAGGATGTTGATTTTTACGACTATAAGGCTAAATACATCGATAACAAAATTACCATGGCTATTCCTGCCGAAATTAATCAGGATACGATGACTAAGATGCGCACTTATGCGGAGTCTGCCTTTAAAGCTTTGGGAGGCTGTGGCTTGTCTCGTTGTGACTTTTTCTTAAGTCAAGATGGACAGATTTACCTTAACGAACTAAACACTATGCCAGGCTTTACTCAATGGTCTATGTATCCCCTTTTATGGGAAAATATGGGATTGGCTTATTCTGATTTGATAGAGGAATTGGTCACATTAGCGCAAGAAATGTTTGATCAGCGCGAAAGTCACCTTATTTAA
- the recR gene encoding recombination mediator RecR yields the protein MLYPTPIAKLIESYSKLPGIGVKTATRLAFYTIGMSDEDVNDFAKNLLAAKRELTYCSICGNLTDDDPCSICTDTSRDQTTILVVEDAKDVSAMEKIQEYHGYYHVLHGLISPMNGVGPDDINLKSLITRLMDGKVTEVIVATNATADGEATSMYISRVLKPAGIKVTRLARGLAVGSDIEYADEVTLLRAIENRTEL from the coding sequence GTGCTTTACCCAACCCCTATTGCAAAATTAATCGAAAGTTATTCCAAGCTCCCAGGAATTGGGGTTAAAACGGCAACCAGGCTTGCCTTTTACACAATTGGAATGTCTGACGAGGATGTCAATGACTTTGCCAAAAATTTATTGGCAGCTAAAAGAGAATTAACCTATTGTTCTATTTGTGGGAACCTGACAGATGATGATCCCTGTTCTATCTGCACAGATACAAGTCGTGACCAGACAACGATTCTTGTAGTGGAAGATGCTAAAGATGTTTCTGCTATGGAAAAAATTCAAGAGTATCATGGTTATTACCATGTGCTGCATGGTTTAATTTCACCGATGAATGGTGTTGGTCCGGATGATATCAATCTAAAAAGTTTAATTACCCGTTTAATGGACGGTAAAGTGACTGAAGTTATCGTAGCGACCAATGCCACCGCTGATGGCGAAGCAACATCTATGTATATTTCACGGGTCTTGAAACCAGCAGGAATCAAAGTTACCCGCTTAGCAAGAGGGCTCGCAGTGGGGTCAGATATTGAATACGCAGATGAAGTCACCTTGTTAAGAGCTATTGAAAACCGCACAGAACTTTAA
- the pbp2b gene encoding penicillin-binding protein PBP2B codes for MASLITKNKASIPRRLHLLFLIIVLLFVGLILRLAYMQIYTTSFYVSKLKSSTVYKVKVSQPRGKIFDFSGKPLVSNAIKDVVTYTRSPKASANELKVLAKHLASYVSYPEASVTSRAKKDFYLADPDVYAKIVKRLPKKAVLDRFGNRLTEVTIYANAVASVKESDLHYSDEDLKTIAIFNQMNGAAVFTTVNLRTNPLNEETIKNIRANQTTLPGIAVGTDWERQVANTSLTALIGKVSSEEAGLPKEEVNQYLKKGYAMNDRVGTSYLEKQYESVLQGNHVIKEIKTNKAGKILSEQQLDKGEPGKNIRLTIPLDYQQGVDDIIRRYYEAEMASGQADYSEGIYAVALNPKTGAVLAMSGLSHNKETGQVDSDALGTITDVFTPGSVVKGATLAAGWQTGAIEGNEVITDQSIQFGDSKPINSWFTAGQLPITASQALEYSSNTYMVKLALKMMGQEYYPGMSLTGSGMSETMSALRKAYAEFGMGVPTGIDLPGESRGYLTDNYTISNVLSESFGQFDNYTTMQLAQYVATIANGGNRVAPHIVEGIYQDDGSQGPGQLSQAIETSLLNKVHLSGDQLAIIQDGFYQVVNSGSGYATGRELSGGPISISAKTGTAETYVKDKTGQPLATYNLNVVAYGPSDDADIAVAVMYPHATNSLAKAQQLIAKEMMTLYMTMYGNQ; via the coding sequence ATGGCATCACTCATTACTAAAAATAAAGCAAGTATTCCGAGACGACTTCATCTCCTTTTTTTGATTATTGTCTTATTATTTGTCGGACTGATTTTACGGTTGGCCTACATGCAAATTTACACGACCTCTTTTTACGTGAGTAAGCTAAAATCTTCTACCGTTTATAAGGTTAAAGTGTCTCAACCTCGTGGAAAAATTTTTGATTTTAGTGGCAAACCCCTTGTCTCAAATGCCATAAAAGATGTGGTTACTTACACCAGAAGTCCAAAAGCCAGTGCTAACGAACTGAAAGTTCTAGCTAAGCATCTGGCAAGTTATGTTTCGTACCCAGAAGCTAGCGTGACAAGCCGAGCTAAAAAAGATTTTTATTTGGCTGATCCAGATGTGTATGCCAAAATTGTTAAGAGACTTCCTAAAAAGGCTGTTCTAGACCGGTTTGGCAATCGCTTAACGGAAGTGACGATTTATGCCAATGCTGTTGCTTCTGTAAAAGAAAGTGACCTTCATTACTCAGATGAGGACTTGAAAACCATTGCCATTTTTAATCAAATGAATGGAGCGGCTGTTTTTACAACGGTTAATTTAAGAACCAATCCCTTAAATGAAGAGACTATTAAAAATATTCGGGCTAATCAAACAACATTACCAGGTATTGCTGTTGGGACTGATTGGGAACGACAGGTTGCCAATACAAGCTTAACAGCCCTTATAGGAAAAGTATCTAGTGAGGAAGCTGGTCTTCCTAAAGAAGAAGTTAATCAGTACCTCAAAAAAGGGTATGCTATGAATGATCGTGTGGGGACTTCCTACCTTGAAAAACAATACGAATCCGTTCTTCAAGGGAATCACGTGATTAAAGAAATCAAAACTAATAAGGCAGGCAAAATCCTCTCTGAACAGCAACTTGATAAAGGAGAGCCAGGTAAAAATATCAGACTAACGATTCCTTTGGACTATCAGCAAGGCGTAGATGACATCATAAGGCGGTATTATGAGGCTGAAATGGCCAGTGGTCAAGCGGATTATTCTGAAGGAATCTATGCTGTTGCGCTGAATCCAAAAACAGGAGCAGTTTTAGCTATGTCAGGCTTATCTCATAACAAGGAGACAGGTCAAGTGGATAGTGATGCTTTGGGAACTATTACCGACGTGTTTACCCCAGGTTCTGTTGTTAAAGGAGCTACTCTGGCAGCAGGTTGGCAGACAGGAGCCATTGAGGGAAACGAGGTTATTACGGACCAATCGATTCAATTTGGAGATTCTAAACCTATTAATTCTTGGTTTACAGCAGGACAGTTGCCAATCACTGCTAGCCAAGCCTTAGAATACTCTTCAAATACCTATATGGTAAAGTTGGCCCTGAAAATGATGGGCCAAGAGTATTATCCGGGCATGTCTTTAACAGGTTCTGGAATGTCAGAAACCATGTCAGCGTTGCGAAAGGCCTACGCGGAATTTGGCATGGGTGTGCCAACAGGAATTGATTTGCCTGGAGAATCTAGAGGCTACTTAACGGACAATTACACCATTTCAAATGTTCTGAGCGAATCTTTTGGTCAGTTTGACAACTACACGACAATGCAGTTAGCGCAATATGTAGCCACTATTGCTAATGGTGGTAATCGGGTTGCCCCACATATTGTTGAGGGCATTTACCAAGATGATGGTAGCCAAGGACCAGGGCAGTTAAGTCAGGCAATTGAAACCAGCTTACTGAACAAAGTTCATTTATCAGGAGACCAATTGGCGATTATTCAAGATGGTTTTTATCAGGTGGTGAATAGTGGCAGTGGTTATGCCACAGGTCGAGAATTATCAGGTGGACCAATTAGTATCAGCGCTAAAACAGGAACAGCTGAAACCTACGTTAAGGATAAAACAGGGCAACCTTTAGCAACTTACAATTTAAATGTTGTAGCCTATGGGCCAAGTGATGACGCTGACATCGCTGTTGCAGTGATGTATCCACATGCGACCAATTCACTGGCTAAGGCACAGCAATTAATTGCTAAAGAAATGATGACACTATATATGACAATGTATGGAAACCAATAA
- a CDS encoding formate/nitrite transporter family protein gives MKTPEQILASTIHIGEHKISKPFLAKSILGFIGGAMISLGYLLYVRIAASGLETFGAFSSVLGACAFPIGLIIILMAGGELITGNMMAVSAAFFAKKIKAKDLINNWLIITLFNVIGAVFVAFVFGHFLGLTSAGIFKEEVIEVAHAKIAATPLQAVVSGIGCNWFVGLALWLCYGASDATGKLLGTWFPVMTFVALGFQHSVANAFVIPAAIFEGGATWLDFILNFTFVYAGNIIGGAIFVSLFYFKAYYHPEKA, from the coding sequence ATGAAAACACCAGAACAGATTTTAGCATCAACGATTCATATTGGAGAGCATAAGATTAGTAAGCCATTTCTTGCCAAGTCTATTTTAGGCTTTATTGGAGGCGCAATGATTAGTTTAGGCTACTTGCTCTACGTTAGGATTGCTGCTAGTGGTTTAGAGACATTTGGAGCTTTCTCGAGTGTTCTGGGGGCCTGTGCATTTCCAATTGGATTGATTATTATCTTGATGGCTGGTGGAGAATTAATTACAGGAAACATGATGGCTGTTTCAGCGGCTTTTTTCGCCAAAAAGATTAAAGCCAAGGACTTAATAAACAACTGGCTCATCATTACCTTATTTAATGTTATTGGTGCGGTATTTGTAGCCTTTGTTTTTGGGCATTTTCTAGGATTGACCTCGGCAGGAATTTTTAAAGAAGAAGTGATAGAAGTAGCTCATGCTAAGATAGCCGCAACACCTTTACAAGCCGTTGTATCAGGGATTGGTTGCAACTGGTTTGTGGGTCTTGCTTTATGGTTGTGTTATGGCGCAAGTGATGCTACGGGTAAACTCCTTGGTACTTGGTTTCCTGTCATGACCTTTGTAGCACTTGGTTTTCAGCATAGTGTGGCAAACGCTTTTGTCATTCCAGCAGCAATTTTTGAAGGTGGAGCAACTTGGTTGGACTTTATCCTTAACTTTACCTTTGTCTATGCCGGTAATATTATTGGTGGAGCTATTTTTGTGAGTCTCTTTTATTTCAAAGCTTACTATCATCCTGAGAAAGCATAA
- a CDS encoding transcription repressor NadR, whose protein sequence is MKAEERRQKIIEYLTGEQEALSATYLAKLLGVSRQVIVGDVALLRAQQIDIISTPKGYIMSTALFSHQFCARIVCQHGLAETEKELQIILAHQGIITTVEVEHPIYGMITAPLNIKSQSDVTNFMKKLNHSNAELLSSLTEGLHSHLISCPSQESFEAMSQDLEAAGILYTGR, encoded by the coding sequence ATGAAAGCAGAAGAACGTCGTCAAAAAATTATTGAGTACTTAACTGGCGAACAAGAGGCCTTGTCCGCTACTTATTTGGCTAAGTTGCTAGGTGTTAGTCGCCAAGTCATTGTTGGAGATGTTGCCTTACTTCGTGCCCAACAAATTGATATCATTTCAACTCCTAAAGGCTATATTATGTCAACAGCTCTGTTTAGTCACCAATTTTGTGCCCGCATTGTCTGTCAACACGGTTTGGCAGAGACAGAAAAAGAATTGCAAATCATTTTAGCGCATCAGGGAATTATTACTACTGTTGAAGTAGAACATCCTATTTATGGCATGATTACAGCCCCCTTGAATATAAAAAGTCAGTCTGATGTGACTAACTTTATGAAAAAACTAAACCACTCTAATGCTGAATTGCTATCATCTTTGACAGAAGGGTTGCACAGCCATTTGATTTCCTGTCCGAGTCAAGAATCTTTTGAAGCAATGTCCCAAGATTTAGAAGCAGCGGGCATTCTATATACTGGTCGGTAG
- a CDS encoding phosphoglycerate mutase, with translation MVKLVFARHGESEWNKANLFTGWADVDLSEKGTQQAIDAGKLIKEAGIEFDLAFTSVLTRAIKTTNLALENAGQLWVPTEKSWRLNERHYGALTGKNKAEAAEQFGDEQVHIWRRSYDVLPPAMDKNDEYSAHNDRRYADLDPALIPDAENLKVTLERAMPYWEEKIAPALLDGKNVFVGAHGNSIRALVKHIKGLSDDEIMDVEIPNFPPLVFELDEKLNIVKEYYLGGE, from the coding sequence ATGGTAAAATTGGTTTTCGCTCGCCACGGTGAGTCAGAATGGAACAAAGCTAACCTCTTCACTGGTTGGGCAGACGTTGATCTTTCAGAAAAAGGAACACAACAAGCAATTGATGCTGGTAAATTGATCAAAGAAGCAGGCATCGAATTTGACCTTGCATTCACTTCTGTATTAACACGTGCTATTAAAACAACTAACCTTGCTCTTGAAAATGCTGGTCAATTATGGGTACCAACTGAAAAATCATGGCGTTTGAACGAGCGTCACTATGGTGCTTTAACTGGTAAAAACAAAGCAGAAGCTGCTGAACAATTTGGTGATGAGCAAGTTCACATTTGGCGTCGTTCATACGATGTTTTACCACCAGCTATGGATAAAAATGACGAGTATTCAGCACACAATGATCGTCGTTATGCTGATCTTGATCCAGCTCTTATCCCAGATGCTGAAAACTTAAAAGTAACCCTTGAACGCGCAATGCCTTACTGGGAAGAAAAAATTGCTCCAGCTCTTCTTGACGGCAAAAACGTCTTTGTTGGTGCACACGGTAACTCAATCCGCGCTCTTGTTAAACACATTAAAGGTCTTTCAGATGACGAAATCATGGATGTGGAAATTCCAAACTTCCCACCCCTTGTTTTCGAATTGGATGAAAAACTTAACATTGTTAAAGAATACTACCTCGGTGGTGAATAA
- a CDS encoding dihydroorotate oxidase, translating into MVSTATQIGHFYFDNCLMNAAGVYCMTKEELMGVEKSQAASFVTKTGTLEARQGNPEPRYADTSLGSINSMGLPNNGFRYYLDFVSDLAKTGQHKPHFLSVVGLSPTETETILKAIMASDYEGLVELNLSCPNVPGKPQIAYDFETTDQLLESIFTYYTKPLGIKLPPYFDIVHFDQAAAIFNKYPLSFVNCVNSIGNGLVLEDEQVLIKPKNGFGGIGGDYIKPTALANVHAFYKRLKPSIHIIGTGGVKTGRDAFEHILCGASMVQIGTALHQEGPAIFERVTKELKTIMAEKGYQRLADFRGKLGYRD; encoded by the coding sequence ATGGTTTCTACTGCTACACAAATTGGTCATTTCTATTTCGATAACTGTTTGATGAATGCTGCTGGCGTTTACTGCATGACAAAAGAAGAGCTTATGGGGGTTGAAAAGTCTCAAGCCGCTTCCTTTGTCACCAAAACAGGGACGCTCGAAGCTCGTCAAGGGAATCCTGAACCCCGCTATGCCGATACTAGTCTCGGTTCTATCAATTCGATGGGACTCCCCAATAATGGTTTTCGCTACTACTTAGACTTTGTCAGTGATCTTGCCAAAACCGGACAACATAAACCTCATTTTCTCTCCGTTGTCGGGCTATCTCCTACTGAAACCGAAACCATTTTAAAAGCCATCATGGCTTCAGATTATGAGGGTCTAGTGGAACTAAACCTTTCTTGCCCGAACGTTCCAGGGAAACCACAGATTGCTTATGATTTTGAAACCACTGATCAACTTCTAGAGAGCATCTTTACCTATTACACTAAACCTCTTGGTATCAAATTACCTCCTTATTTTGACATTGTGCATTTTGACCAAGCGGCTGCTATTTTCAATAAATACCCCCTTTCCTTTGTTAACTGTGTCAATTCTATCGGAAATGGTCTAGTACTTGAGGATGAACAAGTCCTCATCAAACCTAAAAATGGCTTTGGTGGCATTGGTGGAGATTATATTAAACCTACTGCTCTTGCCAATGTCCATGCGTTTTACAAACGCTTAAAACCTTCTATCCACATTATTGGTACAGGGGGAGTTAAAACAGGACGCGATGCCTTTGAACATATTCTTTGTGGCGCCAGTATGGTTCAAATTGGCACGGCTCTTCATCAAGAAGGACCGGCTATCTTTGAGCGGGTGACCAAGGAATTAAAAACGATTATGGCAGAAAAAGGCTACCAACGTTTAGCAGATTTTCGTGGGAAATTAGGCTACAGGGATTAA